In one Umezawaea sp. Da 62-37 genomic region, the following are encoded:
- a CDS encoding DoxX family protein: protein MSLIDRGRDHALALFRIVVGLLFTCHGLQHVFGLFTTKPAVPLTTWPTGPAGLIELVGGSLVLLGLWTRVAALITSGSMAYAYFTVHQPKGLLPIENSGELAAVYSWVFLLLVFTGSGAWALDKVLASRRQGAPELQTA, encoded by the coding sequence ATGAGCCTTATCGACCGAGGTCGAGACCACGCACTGGCTTTGTTCAGGATCGTCGTCGGCCTGCTGTTCACGTGCCACGGACTCCAGCACGTGTTCGGGTTGTTCACGACGAAGCCCGCCGTCCCGCTCACGACCTGGCCCACCGGGCCGGCTGGTCTGATCGAACTCGTCGGCGGGTCCTTGGTCCTGCTGGGACTGTGGACCAGGGTCGCCGCGCTGATCACTTCGGGTTCCATGGCGTACGCGTACTTCACCGTGCACCAGCCGAAGGGTCTGCTGCCCATCGAGAACTCCGGCGAACTGGCCGCCGTGTACTCGTGGGTGTTCCTGCTGCTGGTCTTCACCGGCTCCGGCGCCTGGGCGCTGGACAAGGTGCTGGCGTCCCGGCGTCAGGGTGCGCCTGAGTTGCAGACCGCTTGA
- a CDS encoding DUF3566 domain-containing protein produces MKQAPTDKQNASTPTAKPDAKATEQPETKVAPKAEAPTAVTPPEGLDLVSAAPPPWQRVTSDQKYADAQTVGYPTSDDVTPVESTPAEPQPAYPAQDPDTVAVARPVVTGSAAQQAGGNRTSVNLGSSSARQTAAAPSARRPGRGPRRASLQVKRVDPWSVLKLALVLSVALFFVWLVAIGVLYGVLNGMGVWDKINTTADDLLSGSDQAGDPLISAGRVFGVAAIVGAVNIVLFTALATVSAFVYNVSADLAGGLEVTLSERE; encoded by the coding sequence GTGAAGCAGGCCCCGACCGACAAGCAGAACGCGTCGACACCGACGGCCAAGCCGGACGCCAAGGCGACCGAGCAGCCGGAGACCAAGGTCGCGCCGAAGGCGGAGGCGCCCACCGCGGTGACTCCGCCCGAGGGCCTCGACCTGGTCTCCGCCGCCCCGCCGCCCTGGCAGCGGGTGACCAGCGACCAGAAGTACGCCGACGCGCAAACGGTTGGCTACCCGACGAGCGACGACGTGACCCCGGTCGAGTCGACGCCCGCCGAGCCCCAGCCCGCGTACCCGGCGCAGGACCCGGATACGGTCGCGGTCGCGCGCCCGGTCGTCACGGGGTCGGCGGCGCAGCAGGCGGGCGGCAACCGCACCTCGGTGAACCTCGGTTCGTCGAGCGCGCGCCAGACCGCCGCGGCGCCCAGCGCCAGGCGGCCCGGCCGCGGACCGCGTCGGGCGAGCTTGCAGGTCAAGCGCGTCGACCCGTGGTCGGTGCTGAAGCTCGCGCTCGTGCTGAGCGTGGCGCTGTTCTTCGTGTGGCTGGTGGCGATCGGCGTGCTCTACGGCGTGCTGAACGGCATGGGCGTCTGGGACAAGATCAACACCACCGCCGACGACCTGCTGTCCGGCAGCGACCAGGCGGGCGACCCGCTCATCAGCGCGGGCCGCGTGTTCGGCGTCGCGGCGATCGTCGGCGCGGTGAACATCGTGTTGTTCACGGCGCTGGCCACGGTCAGCGCGTTCGTCTACAACGTTTCCGCGGACCTCGCGGGTGGCCTGGAGGTCACGCTCTCCGAGCGCGAATGA